tatttctgtaaCCGACTCCATGTGTCTTCTTGTTCTCGTCTTCtgcattttcttctttctttctttcttcattttgtggctcatgacagtcacgcacgacgctagcgatgaagttggctgaaggctaCTGCGTCtcatgcagctgtcgcagctcgtcgcggtttaccgctcggataatctcgcgaagcgactcgacgtcggttGTGAGAGCTTCTAGGCCACTGGTAGCGgaggagagattcacttgccgatcataTTTGCgcgagcgctggtgcagggccttcaCCATGGCGACGGCGGCGgtgagaaactccgcaaccgttttgggcggactacgaacgagtccaccaaaaagctgctctttcactccgctcatcaagtgacgcagcttcttgtcttccgacatggaaaggtcagctcgcctgaagagacgcaccatgtcttccacgtacatagccacactctcaTTAGGTGtctgaatgcgagactggagggccAATTCTGCTCATTCCAGTcgatcggagctggcgtaggtgtccaagagcctgtgacagaactcacgccatgtTGTCAGGACGCCTTCACGGTTCTGGAACCATGCGCGGgcaccatccaaaagacagaaataaatgtttttgaGCTTCGCCTCGTCGGTCCATTCGTTGAACTCTGCTATGCGCTcgaagtccgccagccagtcttccacgtcttcaagaaggtcgccatggaagggacttggcacacgcggtttttgcagcgtgtaatgaggaggtaccggagtagccgtcgcagggttagtcaaggtagtagcggatgtagcatccatacctgccaACGTTGTCTTCGTCCTCTCAGGTATAAAGGCTCAAACTCaggggccaatccctggattctccggctggcgcgGTGTACTGGCGTGAGCTCCGGTATCGGTCTAACGTTCCTGCTGCtgggaggggtctgttgcatgggtcgagaataccccacacctccaccagaaaaaaatgtcacgtttaatcaacaggcgacttctaaaagaggccgtttaggtaagtccgagtcgccaaagggacagcgcagcaccgacaagagaccaaggcgctagctcgtgaacaagactgtccgcgtcttcttctgggagcaagtggcacaaacGCGTGGATATTTTCTCAATGTGTACTTTCCTGTCCTACTACCCTGTATACCCAAGAAATTTTCATTACGTTCCTTCAAAGCTAAATCACGCGCCAACCGTGAGTGCATATCAAAACCGAAATCGGTCTTGTTTATTTTATTCACACTGACCTCTGCGTCCTTAGGGAAAGATTCAGAGAAAAATGCCAGCGCTGCATTAAGAATTTCGTACTGAATAAGCGGGAAAAAATTCACAAGGAATAACTTTGGATGTCGCGCACCATCACACAGCTAAAGCTTGACATTAAGCGATCAAAAAGTGGCAGTGTACCATGAAAGGCGATGCGTGTATTGCGATAGCAGAGTATTAGACAACTGCACAAAGTAGTGTTCATTGTTTTACATTTGTCGCACGAATTTCAGTAACCATTCTCTAACTAATTagattaacaagtatggtgtcacgcaaCATGAACAGATCTTTACACAATGGCCGCGAACACTCgatgtcacaacgctggcatgatgaagagcGCTGGCGTCGGGGAGCGACCGCGTCAGGCTGCGTTGTACTTCAACACGTGTCCGACACTTGAAATTATGCGACCTGCAACAATTGGCGCGCGCCTGCGACTTCACCGCCCCCCGCCCCGCCTTTTTCTCGCTCGCGCTGATTACGTGACTTGCCACATTGGACCTGCGGGAGGACGGCGCGCATcaggccaccatccttctcgacttacactcgcacgctttccctaGCACGCACAGCAAACGGCGTGCGGGGCGTGATCTTATCACACCGCGACTTCATACAAATCCTCTCAGTATCGCCAACGGTGGAAATTCACCTGGTGTGTCCATATCACAAAAAAGAACCATGCGCATTCGACCCGCATTTGCAAATTACAAGAATGGCTCGCACATACGCTGCGTGACTAAAAaagttcagagcccttccccaGTCGAGAAAATgcgggtaagcgaaacttgtggaACGCAGttgcaggcattccgcttcgtttgccctaaactcagggtcggtggctcttcgctgacgtttggcctcgacATCGCGCTCACGCAAATCGGGgttcgcggctcttcgctgacgtttcgcatgggcttcggaagccctcacgctagaataggcacgtcgacgacgagccctatcccgagcgagttcgcggcgccgttgctcaaacgcggcCTGCTCCTCGGCGAAACAGAGCATGTTTGGCCTTCCCATCCCGTCACAGAAATTGATCTGAGGCGAAGGAAGTCAGCCGGAACGCGCGCCAACcacctttccttctctttccctccTCGCGACGCACAAAATGatcctgattggtcgcgcgcgtcacgtgatccggcgccggcgcagctttccccgcacctgccctttctctctttctttctttcttgtccatggctcatacccgcatatccaatgcgggcatACGCCATACGTTATCTTATTATCGTTAaacgtgacgtaactgacgagcatgtgatgttgttgatgtcatgacctatcactcatgttagtcatacattcataCCCCTCTATGCAAATtctggtatataccaagtgaacgagacgcgagctTTCGACAAGGAGGGTTTTAGCGTTACACAACTACCgctgacacttgtgaggcaatacaagcttcgcttgaaaaagtacTCCGTTGCAAACCCGTTGTCTAGCTTGATGAGAAATGACCCGGACAAATTTTATAAATATATCTTAGACCTAAACAGACCTGTTTAACAGCTCGCATTTGGCACAACAATGAGAACAACTACAACAGAAATAGCAATACATTTCAAACATTTTTTCATAGCCTGCTTTCGAGTATATGTGTGCCCAGCGCAGAATCATGTATGTTACATTTTGTACTCGAGAGTGATGCAAAaacaaatgtcacagtttcgccctaagcgcgaagaaatgaatgcgatagcaacacagcaatgtcatacgaagtaaggtgagcggctttggtagtaatatgaagtgtagcaaacatgagctgattaagtaagcaggtgtgctgcggcgtaagtagaccaacatgaagagagactcgatgaccacgagaaggcgcgtgtgaaacggtggtgttgatgagaagcgcttcccgtgggcagcacgtgcgaagggacacacctgtagcgctgcactgccgatccgggcagcattgcatgtgtagcttGCATTGGAAAgtgtcgcccgactattactaacggaatgaacaagcgtggtgtgagcgcgcacaaacaaacatgcatagatcacactgaatgactgcacacaacgactgtcaaaacgctggcagcaagctcatacgccgcagagggcgaaggtacgtgcggtctatcgcttcaacggaaactgagcggcgaatgtacggcgcataaaggtcagagccgtgtggagataagagacggtgcgggcgagcgacgagcgcggttgttggcagagtagaagtgcgccccccccccccccccctcgctccctccggcgctggcttctggcttccttgcttgcgcgtgggagactgagtgcgttcgctctccgtgatagagcgcgtccccgcacgcttccgctcgggcacacggcgcgcggcgaagattttatctatagggaacctcacggcaacggcgacgccgacggcagaaatccggttgaagtgtccatataattgctatcgcaataataagaaatTTGCatccgcaagttggaatcaactagcgcaaaataggggtaattggagaccgctgggaggggccttcgtcctcaAGTGGGCGTAAAAAAAGTGAGAAGATGATGATGCTAGGGTGCTTTCCATTCTACTAAACTTACAAACTAGAAATTCTAGTGGACCTGATAATAATGTGAACATATTCTTGCGCCGTTTCCTGAGccaaaaaggcgaaagcttgcacgaGGCTGCGcgaagctcaagacacagcgaaggtggccgattgattgcgtctcttggttatagctaggttgaacttggctatgccgaggtttaaacttggttgtagctaggcctatgctcgttaattaaaattaaattatggggttttacgtgccaaaaccacgatatgattatgaggcacggagtagtgggggactccggaaatttggaccacctggggttctttaacgtgcccctaaatctaagtacacgggtgttttcgcatttcgcgcccatcgaagtgcggccgccgtggccgggattcgatcccgcgacctcgctcagcaacccaacaccatagccactgagcaaccacggcgggtgcctatgcgcgtgtacgtcatctgtgctagttcTGGAAAGGTGCGCtgcgccatcacgccaccgccgcgctatcgccgccgccacagctggtatgacgtcatgctctcCCGCACCGTCGCGCTACCACCGCGCACCTTTCCTGTaataccgcagcctttccagtactagcaaaGATGCTGTACACGAGTACAGGCCTAGCTACagccaagtttaaacctcgacatagccaagttcaacctagctacaaccagagtccttccatgtttttctggtcacgaaactccgccgtcacgctatgggagaggttcatacgctgcccaaagctgccgcgacgcggcgccactACGCATCggagggcatcgttcgcgtaccgaaacgcttgcgcagtgcgaggcgagctgagtgatcgggtgcgttctgtgcatgtgctgcgctatttttcgagtgctggactgtttagttgaagtggcggggtgggacaacgatgccgaacACGTGTTGCGTGCCGGGTTGCCGTTCCGGCTACAAGGGCACGACCGAAATGGTGTCGTTGTTCCGTTTGCCTATTGACAAGGAGCTGCGCGAGAAATGGAAGTGGGCCATACCGCGGCAGGAAGGTGGCGGTTTTAACTTCGAATGCGCGAAACATTTCGACGCCTCCGACATCGTCACTGCGTACAATTTCAACATCAACGGCGACGCCGTGTCCCTGGAGCGTGAGCAGCCGACGCTGAAGACTAACGCCATTCCAAGGATTTTTGAAGGCCTTCCAGCGTACCTCACGAAGCCCAAACCTATATTTGCATTATGATTTGTTGAGCaagttgtgtgtgcatgtttaagtaacagctgaagaagtggaatagtggtatctctaaccagccatatttttttaattgctgtatttgtgatgtggctacttgtgttcgtttgagttgttttgccatgtgttatgaaatgcctatgctttacactttcttgtttatagaaacaatcttatgcattgcgcatttattgccattcgtttgctggtgtttgtttcctgccccttaatacatatctctcacacgtttgtttttttctttatgcttattaCATCAGATTATTATAtctttatgcttattatatcaGTGCTTTTAACAACTTCTTGCATTGTGAATGGTGGAACATTCATGACCGGACACCTCTTTGTGCTGTTTGTATTTCGCTCCACTCATTTtgcatgataaataaatgatcatgcttgtatgttgtttttgcaccaacacgttttatttcttttcttaatcgaattataaagcagtttttttttatttttcgaccatgataagaatatcaggaccggtgattacaacattttaacatcctgtaaatagttgcgcattaagaaccaaaatacctagtctcatcgcttctgcgtcgaaaccacgagcagcttgaataagtgttgggcttactgacgcttctaaaagactgcttgctaaggcaattgcctaattacaatacagctagtttcaactgtgcaggtcctaacacttcacgttcgccttaatccgttgctaaaagtcgcaccgaagacatttagtagtgaattttgtcttgcatttatcctacctaaatctcattcagaaatggcatcgttttgcagagaaatctgaagcgctcggagcagctcaatttccttttcattgtcattaagcattctacagaagcagtcttttgcaataacaatttcataCTTTTGATCTCCGGATAAGATACTGCCCACAATTTAACAGAAAGTAAACAGCTGTGCTCGGTGAACAATCTGACGCTATGCGCAACGGAGAGTTGGCGCTTACTTGCGGGGGTGCAACAGCCCATAGGTTTCACCTGGTGATAAGTGGGACCACTGGCGCTTTGTGCGAATGCGCGGTgtctaatttcaggcaaatattaaacagcgcagcctaccgaagtgttgaggcgaatggcgatgacgaagaaatatggaccgagaccgcccggccgtgcacagcggacgcatttcgacgggggcgaaatgtaaaacacctgtttatttaaatttaggtgcattttaaaggatcccgggtggtcaaaattaatcctgagtccaccactacggcgtgcctcataatcgtatggCGGTTCTGACTCAaaattccagaattttttttattttttttggtcCGAGACCGCCGCAAGCTCCATGTTATGAGCGGCTTTTTTTTCGTCCTGGGCGCTCATATCATGGCAGAAGACGCAAtcaggcagttatttaagcatgtggaatgttaaaaatagttacgtgaaagtaaaccgacggttgtggaagttgagaaagctagaataccgaggctgccccacacacaaccacagcggtaaaaaaaaaaaaatatggggttttacgtgccaaaaccaccatatgattatgaggcacgccgtagtgggggactccggaaatttggaccacctggggttctttaacgtgcacctaaatctaagtacacgggtgttttcgcatttcgccccccatcgaaatgcggccgccgtggccgggattcgatcccgcgacctcgtgctcagcagcccaacaccatagccactgagcaaccacggcgggtacaaccACAACGGTAGCGGCGTTCGCATGCCCTCCCATGCACGATcgcgcctctagcggcgggcgctggctctatatgaaactgaggcggcagtttcgtgaccagaaaagcatggaaggactctgctacaactagagtgtactagacaatggtcgagtgggccgaacggcgctctgccgatgaggcgccgcgtgtggaaaaattgtgcgagggcgctgcgagcgaactggattggggcggagacgcgctccgcggcatattcaacgtactttcgctacGGGCGCCGCGGCCGAtagcgcatagtacgctcttaaaatagtgatTTATTTCAACTGCCAATTTATGTtaacaccatcttgccaaacatatatatttgaggcatggattatacaacgcgtcgtcttcagttttgcggtgttgtcaagcgcgtcgtctgctagcgagcgcgcgttcgctacgcggacgctggcggcgcccagtttttctcgcagaacgtctgagtagtacattttttaaatgttttagttgctttggtgtgcccatgactcttgacggcgggtaccaaaggcagttttagccaagtgaaccactgtttttaacactgtcttctaaaagcaactggcatctctgcaacatgaagctacgtaagaaaattttattattgatagcgtgtcatt
This Dermacentor silvarum isolate Dsil-2018 chromosome 6, BIME_Dsil_1.4, whole genome shotgun sequence DNA region includes the following protein-coding sequences:
- the LOC125946158 gene encoding uncharacterized protein LOC125946158 — protein: MPNTCCVPGCRSGYKGTTEMVSLFRLPIDKELREKWKWAIPRQEGGGFNFECAKHFDASDIVTAYNFNINGDAVSLEREQPTLKTNAIPRIFEGLPAYLTKPKPIFAL